A region of Elusimicrobiota bacterium DNA encodes the following proteins:
- a CDS encoding hemerythrin domain-containing protein: MSTATEQLLKDHKMVRKILEGFRTDNPRFPEILKTLQRVVLGHAWFEDEFLLPALKARPLIFKPFWVEISQEHEDIAALLALLRKTKLQERNPVEARVLTLRSLLDTHFAKEEDALFPLAEKVISEEGLTRMAVAMERRKNEVREVSKT; the protein is encoded by the coding sequence ATGTCCACAGCCACGGAACAGTTGTTGAAAGACCATAAGATGGTTCGGAAAATCCTGGAAGGATTCCGGACGGACAATCCGCGCTTTCCGGAAATCCTGAAGACGCTCCAGCGCGTGGTCCTGGGCCACGCCTGGTTTGAAGATGAATTCCTTCTTCCCGCGCTCAAAGCCCGTCCGTTGATCTTCAAACCCTTCTGGGTGGAGATTTCCCAGGAGCACGAGGACATTGCCGCCCTGCTGGCCCTCCTCCGGAAGACCAAGCTTCAAGAACGGAACCCTGTGGAAGCCCGGGTCCTCACCCTCCGGTCCCTGCTCGACACTCACTTCGCCAAAGAAGAAGATGCTCTTTTCCCTCTCGCGGAAAAAGTGATTTCCGAGGAAGGACTGACCCGGATGGCGGTCGCCATGGAGCGGCGAAAAAATGAAGTCCGCGAGGTGTCGAAGACCTAA
- a CDS encoding phosphoenolpyruvate carboxykinase (GTP), translating into MRRAVNGAGRATTEGEAAMTTETLESPAVKNRAVLDWVQECAALLKPQHIHWVDGTDSEKKAMIQECLKTGELEALNHETLPGCYFHRSAQNDVARTEHLTFICTPTKEEAGPNNNWMAPAEGYAKLRAIYDGAMKGRTLYVIPFIMGPAGSPFSKVGVEITDSLYVVLNMGIMTRMGNIAWKQLGDSPNFTKGLHCKADLNESRRFICHFPQDNTIWSVGSGYGGNALLGKKCLALRIASALGRKEGWLAEHMLILGIENPKGEKKYIAAAFPSACGKTNLAMLIPPEHMLEEGYKVWTLGDDIAWLRVGPDGRLWASNPEAGFFGVVPGTNSRSNPNAMETIRTNTIYTNVAKLPDGNVWWEGHDEPAPEECLDWKGHAWTPDMETKAAHPNSRFTAPARQCPSIAPNWEDPAGVPIDAILFGGRRAHLTPLITQSFNWRHGVFMGATMASETTAAQQGGTVGIVRRDPMAMLPFCGYNMADYFSHWLSMGEKIKNPPKIFIANWFRHSKEGKFLWPGFGDNMRVLLWVLERTQGRGPAVESPIGHLPTKDAIDVRHLHLPAPAMEELLSVDRGAWEAELADIDKFFAPFGDRLPAALKEERNALAARLKKIGG; encoded by the coding sequence ATGCGACGTGCCGTCAACGGAGCCGGCCGCGCCACCACCGAAGGAGAAGCCGCAATGACCACCGAAACGTTGGAAAGCCCCGCCGTGAAAAATCGAGCCGTATTGGATTGGGTCCAAGAATGCGCCGCTTTGTTGAAACCCCAACACATCCACTGGGTGGACGGGACGGATTCGGAAAAGAAGGCGATGATCCAAGAGTGTTTGAAGACGGGCGAACTGGAAGCCTTGAACCACGAAACTCTGCCCGGATGTTATTTCCACCGTTCCGCCCAGAACGACGTGGCCCGCACCGAGCACCTCACCTTCATCTGCACGCCGACCAAGGAAGAGGCAGGTCCCAACAACAACTGGATGGCTCCGGCGGAAGGCTATGCCAAACTTCGCGCCATTTACGACGGCGCCATGAAAGGGCGCACGTTGTACGTCATTCCTTTCATCATGGGCCCGGCGGGTTCGCCGTTCTCCAAGGTGGGGGTCGAGATCACCGACAGTTTATACGTCGTTTTGAACATGGGCATCATGACCCGCATGGGAAACATCGCCTGGAAACAGCTCGGCGATTCCCCGAACTTCACCAAGGGCCTTCACTGCAAGGCGGACCTGAACGAAAGCCGCCGGTTCATCTGCCATTTTCCCCAGGACAACACCATTTGGTCCGTGGGCTCCGGCTACGGCGGCAACGCCCTGCTTGGAAAGAAATGTCTCGCGCTTCGGATCGCCAGCGCTCTGGGCCGCAAAGAGGGATGGTTGGCCGAACACATGCTGATCCTGGGCATTGAGAACCCCAAGGGGGAAAAGAAATACATCGCCGCCGCCTTCCCCTCGGCTTGCGGCAAGACCAACCTCGCCATGCTGATCCCGCCCGAGCATATGCTGGAGGAGGGCTACAAGGTGTGGACCTTGGGGGACGACATCGCCTGGCTTCGGGTGGGTCCCGACGGTCGGTTGTGGGCGTCCAACCCCGAGGCGGGTTTCTTCGGCGTGGTCCCCGGCACCAACAGCCGGTCGAACCCCAACGCCATGGAAACCATCCGCACGAACACCATTTACACCAACGTCGCCAAACTTCCCGACGGGAATGTCTGGTGGGAAGGCCACGACGAGCCCGCCCCCGAGGAATGTTTGGACTGGAAGGGCCACGCCTGGACGCCGGACATGGAGACCAAAGCGGCGCACCCCAACAGCCGTTTTACGGCCCCGGCCCGTCAATGTCCCTCCATCGCTCCGAACTGGGAAGACCCGGCCGGCGTGCCGATCGACGCGATTCTCTTCGGCGGCCGACGAGCCCACCTGACCCCGTTGATCACTCAAAGTTTCAACTGGCGCCACGGGGTTTTCATGGGCGCCACCATGGCGTCCGAAACCACGGCCGCCCAGCAGGGCGGCACTGTCGGGATCGTTCGCCGGGACCCCATGGCCATGCTTCCCTTCTGCGGCTACAACATGGCCGACTATTTCTCCCACTGGTTGTCCATGGGTGAAAAAATCAAAAATCCGCCGAAAATCTTCATCGCCAACTGGTTCCGCCACAGCAAGGAAGGAAAATTCCTCTGGCCCGGTTTCGGCGACAACATGCGGGTCTTGCTCTGGGTTCTGGAACGCACCCAAGGGCGCGGCCCCGCCGTGGAAAGTCCCATCGGCCATTTGCCGACCAAAGACGCCATCGACGTCCGGCACCTGCATCTGCCGGCTCCGGCCATGGAAGAATTGCTTTCCGTGGACCGCGGCGCTTGGGAAGCGGAATTGGCCGACATCGACAAGTTCTTCGCCCCCTTCGGCGACCGTCTGCCCGCCGCCCTCAAGGAAGAGCGAAACGCCCTGGCCGCCCGCCTCAAAAAGATCGGGGGTTAA
- a CDS encoding GIY-YIG nuclease family protein: MIKGLVSKGPPEWSVYLVRCVDGSLYTGIAKDVHGRVEKHNKGKGAAYTRARRPVKLLHREVGFTRSQALIREAEIKRFPRPKKEALIRPSSLPGKMRLPRRRRKPVVST, from the coding sequence ATGATCAAAGGCCTGGTGTCCAAGGGCCCTCCCGAGTGGAGCGTCTACCTGGTCCGATGCGTGGACGGGTCTCTGTATACGGGCATCGCGAAAGACGTTCATGGGCGCGTGGAGAAACATAACAAAGGCAAAGGCGCCGCCTACACCCGGGCCCGTCGTCCGGTCAAACTCCTCCATCGAGAGGTCGGTTTCACCCGTTCCCAGGCCCTCATCCGGGAAGCCGAAATAAAACGGTTTCCCCGTCCCAAAAAAGAAGCCCTCATCCGTCCCTCCTCCCTGCCCGGGAAAATGAGGCTCCCCCGAAGGCGGAGAAAACCGGTTGTTTCCACGTAA
- a CDS encoding TetR/AcrR family transcriptional regulator produces MPRPSQHIDQKLLAAGRALVAEKGFAALTVRAAALRAGVNPGMFHYHFKTKRVFKRRVLEAFYEDFFQRFTLAIQGRGPLERLRESLRYLGRFAGTHRRVGFTLVQDALAGNQDTVNFIAKNFLRHIEIIRGLAVEAQRAGELAPAPLPFVMTFLMCTVGLPSFLLEALRRSGARRPYGFPYSVVEKALFTETAIDRRVDAALRGLGAA; encoded by the coding sequence ATGCCGCGCCCCTCCCAACATATCGACCAAAAACTCCTCGCCGCGGGGCGCGCCCTCGTGGCGGAAAAGGGGTTTGCGGCCCTCACGGTGCGGGCGGCGGCATTGCGAGCGGGGGTGAACCCCGGCATGTTCCATTACCACTTCAAGACCAAGCGCGTTTTTAAGCGCCGGGTTCTGGAGGCGTTTTATGAGGATTTCTTTCAACGTTTCACCCTCGCCATTCAAGGCCGGGGGCCGCTGGAGCGCCTTCGGGAGTCCCTTCGCTATTTAGGGCGGTTTGCCGGGACCCATCGCCGGGTGGGGTTCACGCTGGTCCAGGACGCGTTGGCCGGAAATCAGGACACCGTGAATTTCATCGCCAAAAACTTTCTCCGCCACATTGAGATCATTCGCGGGTTGGCGGTAGAGGCCCAGCGGGCGGGGGAGTTGGCCCCCGCGCCCTTGCCGTTCGTCATGACGTTTTTGATGTGCACGGTGGGCCTGCCGTCTTTCCTGTTGGAGGCGCTCCGTCGTTCCGGGGCGCGGCGCCCCTATGGATTTCCTTATTCTGTCGTCGAAAAAGCGCTTTTTACCGAAACGGCCATTGATCGTCGCGTGGACGCGGCCCTGCGCGGGCTGGGGGCGGCATGA
- the groES gene encoding co-chaperone GroES: MVDAVLTKVKIRPLGDRVVVKPLDKEKQERGGLIIPDTAKEKPQEGEIISAGRGKTSDEGKLIPMDVKPGDRVLYGKYSGTEIKIDGEDYLIMHQEDILGILDVK; this comes from the coding sequence ATGGTAGACGCAGTTCTCACCAAGGTCAAAATTCGGCCCCTCGGGGACCGGGTGGTGGTCAAGCCCTTGGACAAGGAAAAGCAGGAACGCGGCGGGTTGATCATTCCCGACACCGCGAAGGAAAAGCCCCAGGAAGGCGAAATCATCTCCGCCGGCCGAGGCAAGACCTCAGACGAGGGGAAACTTATCCCGATGGACGTGAAGCCCGGCGACCGGGTGCTCTATGGGAAATACTCGGGCACCGAAATTAAAATCGACGGCGAGGATTACCTGATCATGCATCAGGAAGACATTCTCGGCATCCTGGACGTAAAATAA
- a CDS encoding TolC family protein has product MKKRLLLLVPFLAPAGWGEVLRLDLASVERETLAHSPRLMAAQETTRAAEFRAGAQRSLLSPVLALDGSYRHQSEVPAFKASPLGAPVELGDNTNYSVGPAINWLAWDSGAVRGGANALSRQASARSEDVRSTETQLRLAAQTQYFQVQGAAEQVRLLADGLRLAQAQRDDVRVRNQAGAASRQDLLQAETEVLARRREFREVQTALAMGVRDLLTLMGQGKTLDLARPLPESLATLRPEGVPEPTLILSLPATASLRAEFAPAADRPFDSARPELVSLSLEAEAARFAARAAKAGHGPSVQLLAKTSRDYPNGPVHEVITQNTFGAVARWPLFEAGRVTRQVKEQEALARSTDNRLRQTEDNLWRDWQRARDRLAGLLEEAGYERDSVRERERLAKLVYDAYRAGQTPFLEVQAANLGLLQAQSQSVITEVNILSQLALLRSLSTEVTP; this is encoded by the coding sequence ATGAAAAAGCGACTGCTCCTCTTAGTGCCCTTTCTCGCCCCCGCCGGATGGGGTGAGGTCCTGCGGTTGGATCTGGCGTCGGTAGAGCGGGAAACCTTGGCCCATTCCCCGCGACTCATGGCCGCCCAGGAAACCACTCGCGCGGCGGAGTTCCGCGCCGGCGCCCAGCGATCGCTCCTATCCCCGGTCCTGGCCTTGGACGGATCCTATCGGCACCAATCCGAAGTTCCCGCCTTTAAGGCCAGTCCCCTCGGCGCGCCCGTGGAGCTTGGGGACAACACTAACTATTCCGTCGGCCCGGCGATTAATTGGTTGGCATGGGATTCGGGCGCGGTGCGGGGAGGCGCCAACGCGTTAAGCCGCCAGGCGTCGGCGCGATCGGAGGATGTTCGGTCGACGGAAACCCAGTTGAGGTTGGCCGCCCAAACCCAGTATTTCCAGGTTCAAGGAGCCGCCGAACAGGTACGCCTGTTGGCCGACGGACTCCGTTTGGCCCAGGCGCAACGGGACGATGTGCGGGTGAGGAACCAAGCGGGCGCGGCCAGCCGCCAAGACCTCCTCCAAGCCGAAACCGAGGTCCTCGCGCGTCGTCGGGAATTCCGCGAGGTTCAAACGGCTTTGGCCATGGGGGTCCGGGACCTCTTGACCCTCATGGGTCAGGGCAAAACGTTGGATTTGGCCCGCCCCCTCCCCGAGTCTCTCGCCACCCTTCGACCGGAGGGCGTTCCGGAGCCGACTCTGATTCTTTCTCTCCCAGCCACCGCCTCTCTCCGGGCGGAATTCGCGCCCGCGGCCGATCGGCCCTTTGACTCCGCGCGCCCTGAACTCGTTTCCCTCAGCCTCGAGGCGGAAGCCGCGCGGTTCGCGGCGCGAGCGGCCAAGGCGGGGCATGGGCCCAGCGTGCAACTCCTGGCCAAAACCAGTCGGGATTATCCCAACGGGCCGGTCCATGAAGTCATCACCCAAAACACCTTTGGCGCCGTGGCTCGCTGGCCGCTCTTCGAAGCCGGGCGGGTGACCCGGCAAGTGAAGGAACAGGAAGCCCTGGCCCGATCCACGGACAACCGGCTTCGCCAGACGGAAGATAACCTTTGGCGCGACTGGCAACGGGCCCGGGACCGGCTGGCGGGGCTTTTGGAGGAAGCGGGGTACGAACGGGATTCCGTTCGCGAGCGCGAACGTTTGGCCAAGCTGGTCTATGACGCCTATCGAGCGGGGCAAACGCCGTTTCTGGAAGTTCAGGCCGCCAATCTGGGACTGCTCCAGGCCCAGTCCCAGTCCGTGATCACCGAGGTCAACATTCTCTCCCAGTTGGCTCTCCTCCGAAGTCTTTCCACCGAGGTGACTCCATGA
- a CDS encoding class I SAM-dependent methyltransferase: MWDQRYAEPGFAYGTAPNDFLREQAARFPPAGRLLSVAEGEGRNAVFLAALGHTVTAVDQSAVGLAKAARLAAERKVPLATRQADLTEFDLGIAAWDGIVSVWAHLPADVRRVFHKRCVASLKPHGIFLLEAYSPRQLSMGTGGPSHPSFLMPLADVQNELSGLHFEIAREIQREVHEGAYHNGPSWVLQILGIKPA; the protein is encoded by the coding sequence ATGTGGGACCAGCGGTACGCCGAGCCCGGATTTGCCTACGGCACCGCCCCCAACGATTTTTTGCGTGAACAGGCCGCCCGTTTTCCTCCGGCGGGGAGACTGTTGAGTGTCGCCGAGGGGGAAGGACGGAACGCCGTGTTCCTGGCCGCGCTCGGCCACACGGTGACGGCGGTGGACCAAAGCGCGGTGGGTTTGGCCAAAGCCGCGCGTTTGGCCGCCGAACGAAAGGTGCCTCTGGCCACCCGCCAGGCGGATTTAACGGAATTTGATTTGGGAATCGCCGCCTGGGACGGAATCGTTTCCGTCTGGGCCCATCTCCCCGCCGACGTTCGTCGGGTTTTCCATAAGCGATGCGTGGCGTCCCTGAAACCCCATGGCATTTTCCTCTTGGAAGCCTACAGCCCTCGCCAGCTTTCCATGGGAACCGGCGGCCCATCCCACCCCTCCTTTCTCATGCCCCTGGCCGACGTTCAAAATGAACTTTCCGGCCTTCACTTCGAGATCGCCCGGGAAATTCAGCGGGAGGTCCACGAGGGCGCCTATCACAACGGCCCCAGCTGGGTTCTCCAAATTCTCGGCATCAAACCGGCGTGA
- the groL gene encoding chaperonin GroEL (60 kDa chaperone family; promotes refolding of misfolded polypeptides especially under stressful conditions; forms two stacked rings of heptamers to form a barrel-shaped 14mer; ends can be capped by GroES; misfolded proteins enter the barrel where they are refolded when GroES binds): protein MAKQIKYSDEARKALKAGVDKLSEAVKSTLGPKGRYVVLDKKFGSPTVTNDGVTIAKDIELEDPFENMGAQLVREVSSKTNDVAGDGTTTAVVLAQAIISEGFRNITAGANATHIKRGIDKAVEVVVADLKKNAKKINIDAKAKDEITQIATISASDREIGQKIADAILKVGKDGVITVEEGKTSVTTVRTVEGMQFDRGYISPYFVTDADRMEGVLEDPLIVITDKKVSAMNDLLPILEKIVQQGRPFLLIAEDVEGEALATLVVNKLQGRLRAVAVKAPGFGDRRKEMLEDIATLTGGQVITEEKGHKIEKAEIVMLGRATRVVVDKENTTIVGGQGDEKVIKSRIAQIKKQIEETTSDYDKEKLQERLAKLSGGVAVIEVGAATETEMKAKKYKVEDAMHATRAGVEEGIVSGGGVALLRAQKSLDGLKGADADEQTGISIIRRILEDPLRTIAENAGVDGSIVVDKVRNNPDPNFGYDAEKNEYGDLLKFGVVDPVKVTRCALQNAASVAGLLLTTDVLVTDIPEKKQGGPAMPGGMGGMGGGDF from the coding sequence ATGGCTAAACAAATCAAATACTCGGACGAAGCGCGCAAGGCCCTCAAAGCCGGCGTCGACAAGTTGTCCGAAGCGGTGAAAAGCACCCTGGGCCCCAAGGGCCGCTATGTGGTGTTGGATAAGAAATTCGGCTCGCCCACCGTCACCAACGACGGCGTGACGATCGCCAAAGACATCGAGCTGGAGGACCCCTTTGAAAACATGGGCGCCCAGCTGGTGCGCGAAGTGAGCTCCAAGACGAACGACGTGGCCGGCGACGGCACCACGACGGCGGTCGTGCTCGCCCAAGCGATCATCTCCGAGGGGTTCCGCAACATCACGGCCGGCGCCAACGCCACCCATATTAAACGCGGCATCGACAAGGCCGTGGAAGTGGTGGTCGCGGACTTGAAAAAGAACGCGAAGAAAATCAACATCGACGCCAAGGCGAAAGACGAGATCACCCAAATCGCCACGATCTCCGCTTCCGACCGGGAAATCGGCCAGAAGATCGCCGACGCGATCTTGAAAGTCGGCAAAGACGGCGTGATCACGGTGGAGGAAGGCAAAACCTCCGTCACCACGGTCCGCACCGTCGAAGGGATGCAGTTCGACCGGGGTTACATCTCCCCCTACTTCGTGACCGACGCCGATCGCATGGAGGGTGTGTTGGAAGACCCTCTGATCGTCATCACGGACAAGAAGGTTTCGGCCATGAACGACCTCCTGCCCATTTTGGAGAAAATCGTCCAACAGGGCCGGCCGTTCCTCCTGATCGCGGAGGACGTGGAAGGCGAAGCGCTGGCGACCCTCGTGGTCAATAAGCTCCAGGGCCGTCTCCGCGCCGTGGCGGTGAAAGCCCCCGGGTTCGGCGACCGCCGCAAAGAAATGTTGGAAGACATCGCCACCCTCACCGGCGGCCAGGTCATCACCGAAGAGAAAGGCCACAAGATCGAGAAGGCCGAAATCGTGATGTTGGGCCGCGCCACCCGCGTGGTCGTGGACAAAGAGAACACCACGATCGTGGGCGGACAGGGCGACGAGAAAGTGATCAAAAGCCGCATCGCCCAAATCAAAAAGCAGATCGAAGAGACCACCTCGGACTACGACAAGGAGAAGCTCCAGGAACGTTTGGCGAAGCTCTCCGGCGGCGTGGCGGTCATTGAAGTGGGCGCCGCGACCGAGACCGAAATGAAGGCGAAGAAATACAAAGTCGAAGACGCCATGCACGCGACCCGCGCGGGCGTGGAAGAAGGCATCGTCTCCGGCGGCGGCGTCGCGCTCCTGCGCGCGCAGAAATCCTTGGACGGCTTGAAAGGCGCGGACGCCGACGAGCAGACCGGCATCAGCATCATCCGCCGGATCCTCGAGGACCCGCTCCGCACCATCGCCGAGAACGCCGGCGTCGACGGGTCCATCGTGGTGGACAAGGTCCGCAACAACCCCGACCCGAACTTCGGCTACGACGCGGAGAAAAACGAGTACGGCGACCTGTTGAAGTTCGGCGTGGTAGACCCGGTCAAGGTCACCCGTTGCGCTCTCCAGAACGCGGCCTCCGTGGCGGGCCTGCTCCTCACGACGGACGTTCTCGTGACGGACATCCCTGAGAAGAAGCAAGGCGGTCCTGCGATGCCCGGCGGCATGGGCGGCATGGGCGGCGGCGACTTCTAA